The region NNNNNNNNNNNNNNNNNNNNNNNNNNNNNNNNNNNNNNNNNNNNNNNNNNNNNNNNNNNNNNNNNNNNNNNNNNNNNNNNNNNNNNNNNNNNNNNNNNNNNNNNNNNNNNNNNNNNNNNNNNNNNNNNNNNNNNNNNNNNNNNNNNNNNNNNNNNNNNNNNNNNNNNNNNNNNNNNNNNNNNNNNNNNNNNNNNNNNNNNNNNNNNNNNNNNNNNNNNNNNNNNNNNNNNNNNNNNNNNNNNNNNNNNNNNNNNNNNNNNNNNNNNNNNNNNNNNNNNNNNNNNNNNNNNNNNNNNNNNNNNNNNNNNNNNNNNNNNNNNNNNNNNNNNNNNNNNNNNNNNNNNNNNNNNNNNNNNNNNNNNNNNNNNNNNNNNNNNNNNNNNNNNNNNNNNNNNNNNNNNNNNNNNNNNNNNNNNNNNNNNNNNNNNNNNNNNNNNNNNNNNNNNNNNNNNNNNNNNNNNNNNNNNNNNNNNNNNNNNNNNNNNNNNNNNNNNNNNNNNNNNNNNNNNNNNNNNNNNNNNNNNNNNNNNNNNNNNNNNNNNNNNNNNNNNNNNNNNNNNNNNNNNNNNNNNNNNNNNNNNNNNNNNNNNNNNNNNNNNNNNNNNNNNNNNNNNNNNNNNNNNNNNNNNNNNNNNNNNNNNNNNNNNNNNNNNNNNNNNNNNNNNNNNNNNNNNNNNNNNNNNNNNNNNNNNNNNNNNNNNNNNNNNNNNNNNNNNNNNNNNNNNNNNNNNNNNNNNNNNNNNNNNNNNNNNNNNNNNNNNNNNNNNNNNNNNNNNNNNNNNNNNNNNNNNNNNNNNNNNNNNNNNNNNNNNNNNNNNNNNNNNNNNNNNNNNNNNNNNNNNNNNNNNNNNNNNNNNNNNNNNNNNNNNNNNNNNNNNNNNNNNNNNNNNNNNNNNNNNNNNNNNNNNNNNNNNNNNNNNNNNNNNNNNNNNNNNNNNNNNNNNNNNNNNNNNNNNNNNNNNNNNNNNNNNNNNNNNNNNNNNNNNNNNNNNNNNNNNNNNNNNNNNNNNNNNNNNNNNNNNNNNNNNNNNNNNNNNNNNNNNNNNNNNNNNNNNNNNNNNNNNNNNNNNNNNNNNNNNNNNNNNNNNNcggtgacccgcgtccgggcgagggaacactgtgtccaatatttatgttcatcataaggggtctttgggctgcacttcgtctggcccctcaccttggacctgtctgccttgggtgaccctactaggggcatgaagcccctgacagcatagctcctaggatcattgggacactcaaacccctccaccacgataaggtggcagcccagggagaaaTCAATGAGTTCAAAGATGCTCCGAGGAGCTGAAATGAACTCTGGAgtcaagaaatgtttttttttttttaaactgaattttcaTCACTAAAACACAATCAGCAAACACTTAGACATTTGTTCAAAATAGAAATCAATAAAAGACCTAACATTCTTTGATATCACCCGCAGCCTTTTATGCGggagtttttaacaaagattgTTTTGTGTTGAGGTGATTTGGTCTCATGCTATTATCTGTAAAGTCATGCTCACAGTAtgcgttggggatgactctcggctactagagagattttagctcgatatctgcaaaactgactgctCTCTAGCCGTTTTGGTGTTTGCTTAGGTTGCCTCACTATGGCGACCATCTTGAGTTGGTTTGACTCCGaaagtaaatcagctgtagacacgtttgcaatgattattttctaagggtttcattaaaatgtacccagtggttcatgagatattttgctaacagacaaacacacacaggcacttTTAATTACACGTGCCTTCGGGTGCAgacattaaacagaaacaacaacaaatagcAGCTATGAGGTACACGTGTAAAACAATGGCTAAAACTGTGAGACTTGTTTTGTGAGCCAAGTTCTCAGAAGGATCTAATCGACCACATTCAGGCCTCATTGGTGCTCAGACTGTTTTCCTGTCTGATAAAAAGCAGAAACCACGGAGTTCAGACCATCATACTTCAAATACTGCAAATTAGTAAAAATACTCTGCATCTGTTCTGCACTGACACGCTTTTGACGAGATCAGGTGTTTTATCAAACCGAAGACTGAGCCTAagggattctttttttttcttacatgtgACATACTTTAGGCCGGTGAACTGCGCAGAATTTTGACTATTTTAggtcaacattttaaataaaacactgacctTTAGAAAATGAgctcttttgctttttgctgaAGGGGGACTTTATGAGCAGTAATTACCATAATgtgtaaaattatatttaaaaaaaaaaaaaaaagcattttataacttttgcttctttagctGATTTGATCCAGTCAAAATGATAATGACACTGATGTCCATTTTCCTTAATGTTCAGTGGTAACGTTttacaaaaagctaaatatttagggGGTTTGCCTTCTTTCTAAGACTATCATCTCAAGGTTTAATAAATCgtattgtgttgttttacacGGTTCTGTGTCCTCTGCACCAGCCCTGGAGATTATTCTCCCGAGCTTCTGTTTTGTCTCCTTCAAGGTTTTCTTTAGCTGATAAATGATGAACCGCAGGAGCGTTGGGAGGCTGACCCTGGGAGACTGTAACTCCGGAAAGTACACCAAttgaacaaaaatgtctgtgtcAGGCAAAAATACGTGGAGGCTCACCAAACTCATCCCATCTAATTTGTGCTCTGGCTCATAATCAGACCGAGTAGGcttataaaattatttaaaacccAGTGACCTGAGGGTGAGTTCAGCTTTTCTGTTCCTCCCTTTTGCTTTGTAAGCTTTTGTAGTGTCCAGTAATGTTTTCCCTCATCACATTTGCTCCTCAATTTAATTctattttagttcagtttatttatattgcgCCAAATCAATGCAAAAGTTGTCCCTGGGCACTGtacaagaaaactaaattctgttcaaaacagatccagattcatATCTAActaaagaaattacattttgctAAGTGGGAATGCTGAATGAAACTGGATTGTTGGAgcgaaaagaagcagaacattagctgaaggctaaaaagagcaaagtgTAAAgtgaaagttaaaagtagcaaaacaggaACTCAAAGTTCTTGTTTTAGCCAGTATCAAATGACTGGCTAAAaccaaaatgtacaaaaacattggTGTGGATGCTGAGTCTGTCAGTTCTTCCAAGTATAAAACAATAtgtttgagaggacagaaaagagacacggacaaacacagaataacTGGTCGAGGTGTGGTTTCTATAGGAAGACGAGCAGAGAACGCAAAGTTAATGTTGGCAGTAATCACAAATACAGacatggagagcagagagagtaaagacagcagcagagggaggaaatgtggtcagtttgtcctccagcagtctgagcctatagcagcagaactaagggagagctcaggaaacccaaaccaaccctaactataggatttatcagaaaggaaagtcttaatcctcgtcttaaaagtagacagggtgtcagcctcacagacagaaactggaattTGGTTCCacaagaactgaaagctctgcctcctgttctacttctAGAagctctaggaaccacaagtaaacctgcagtctgagagcgacgtgctctgttaggaaaatatggaacaagaagatctttaatataagatggagcttggttgttgagagctttgtatgttagaaggaagattttaaatcctgttcttaatttgacaggaagccaatggagagaagctaaaactctCCTTCTAACTCATCAGACCTTTTATGCTTCGATGTTACAGGTGTAACACTGTCTCAAAGCTGAGGGGCCGGGATGCCGGAGCAGAGCAACGACTATCGCGTAGTGGTGTTCGGGGCCGGAGGAGTGGGGAAGAGCTCCCTGGTTCTGCGCTTCGTTAAGGGCACTTTCAGGGACACCTACATCCCCACGGTGGAGGACACCTACCGACAGGTGATCAGCTGCGACAAGAGCGTGTGCACGCTGCAGATCACAGACACGACAGGCAGTCACCAGTTCCCGGCCATGCAGCGTCTGTCCATCTCCAAGGGCCACGCCTTCATCCTGGTGTACTCCATCACAAGCAAGCAGTCCCTGGAGGAGCTCAAACCCATTTACCAACAGGTGGGGGTTAACTCAGGCTATTTTTGGGCTGGTCCCttaaaggattgcatatcacctACTGTAATCCATAaaggttttagactaagatcaattctgatttctgatttatttactcTTCTTTAACCATTCTTTGATGAagatttggtttggtttggggCATCATCCCGCTGCATAACTTGCTGTCAATTGTCGGAAAACACAACTACTACAACTGTGGTCCCATAGTTTGTATGTCATGTAGAGATCATTTAATTCAACTGCACctaaaattaagttaaaaaaaagtaaggctttatttgacaaaatgaGCAACGTCTCCCCTTGCTTTTCCCGTCCTCTGCAGATTCTGGCCATAAAAGGCAATGTGGAATCTATCCCCATCATGCTCGTGGGAAACAAGAGCGACGAAACCCATCGGGAGGTGGAGACCAAGGACGGGGAAGCCCAGGCCAACCTCTGGAAGTGCGCCTTCATGGAGACGTCGGCCAAGACCAACCACAACGTCACAGAGCTCTTCCAGGAGCTCCTCAACCTGGACAAGAAGAGGAACATGAGCCTCAACATCGACGGCAAGCGCTCCGGGAAGCAGTCCCGCGCCGAGAGACTGAAGGGCAAATGCAGCGTGATGTAGGTCCCAAAGGAGGAGGACGGGGGAGGGAAGGAAGTGGAGGGGAGGAAATGCCAATCAGGAGGGGTAAAGAAGACAAGATACCAGAGATGTGCAtcagtctgaataaaaatatccGGATATAGCAACGGGAATCTCATCATCCACAATCCTCCTTTGTTTGGGTCGTTCAGTCACCAACAGATGCAGGTAGAAGCAAATATTTGGCCAAAAGGACAGAAAGCTGTGTGGGAGGAGGTGAGAGGGAGGCAAATCCCAGACCCCAGACGACAGCAGTACTTTAAAACAGATCTTTAATATCTCCCCTCACGTCCGCATCTGCGCTTCTCTGCTCGCCCCTGAACTCCCCCGTCGACAACCCACCATCCTCATCCTCTGCATCCCCCCTCTATATTAATTCTAGAAAACGTAACGTAGACGTAACGAATCCGACAAACCTAGTTAAGCCCTCTCATCCGTCATCTGTCGCGCGAGTGGAGACGGGACTCGAGCGTCTGAGGCATGAACGGCACTCAGCAAAACATACGACCCAGCCACTTCGACAGAGGATTCTGATGTAAATACACATGGGGGGGGGGAGTGTGTGTAAATAGAATCCATCTAGCTTAAGTATGTTCCGCCCCAGCTAGTCTCAACAATCAAAGAAGTGGAGTTTGTGGCTCGAGGacaaaatctcattaaaaaaagacccTTCTTTACATTTATCATGCTGTCATTATGTGGAAAAACTGGTCTGCAGACCCTCTAAATGTCCTCATTCGATGTGAGGGGGTATTTAGCAGTACACTGATAGGACGCAACAATCCTTTTAAGACTCTCATCAAGTGTAGAATAACTCCGAACGAAAGGAAACTCGCATCAAGTAAAGGGAAACAAGTCTGCCTTGTCTGCAAGGATTAAATAATCAACGCCAGGCTGGTGACGGAACTGGGACGGTGTTTGGATCCGAGGTCAAGAATATCAGCTTGCTTTGGCACTTCTCATCTGAGGGTTtctttttatgcctttttttgtattgtttttgttttgttttgttttgtaatgctTGTTAAATTCATGtcaagtggcaaaaaaaaaaaaaatccttaattTCAAAGCACACAGAGGAAACATAGGTAAACTCGCTCCATGCGGACTTTTCAGTGAATCCTTGTATCCTTTTTGACTGGTTTGGTTAGCGTCCACACACAGAGCAGGGCACACACGCTCCTAAACTCACAAAGCATCTGTGCGAGTGTCTTTGAAGAGAAAACACTCAGCTGGAATGCCCTCACATTGCACTTTATATCATATTCCCATATGTTTAATTTCCAGTGATTTTTGCATGAACTAAATATCCTTCTGGAATAGCTCTGCTGTAAGCCCAAAGTGCATATAAACACACTGATTTTTCCATGCAGGAGCTCTTAATATTGTACACAACAGCCAAAAGCACAATACTTTTTACCGACATATCTATCTGTgcattctttctgtttcttgttaGTATatcctttgtgtttatttcccCCCAAAACTCTATCTTAAAGATATCCACCAGTCCTGAGCAAGGAGGAACAATTGgtttttttagttgtattttgtCTAATACATGGCACAATAAAGT is a window of Kryptolebias marmoratus isolate JLee-2015 linkage group LG10, ASM164957v2, whole genome shotgun sequence DNA encoding:
- the diras1b gene encoding GTP-binding protein Di-Ras1b, producing the protein MPEQSNDYRVVVFGAGGVGKSSLVLRFVKGTFRDTYIPTVEDTYRQVISCDKSVCTLQITDTTGSHQFPAMQRLSISKGHAFILVYSITSKQSLEELKPIYQQILAIKGNVESIPIMLVGNKSDETHREVETKDGEAQANLWKCAFMETSAKTNHNVTELFQELLNLDKKRNMSLNIDGKRSGKQSRAERLKGKCSVM